In the Periophthalmus magnuspinnatus isolate fPerMag1 chromosome 4, fPerMag1.2.pri, whole genome shotgun sequence genome, one interval contains:
- the lhx9 gene encoding LIM/homeobox protein Lhx9 isoform X3, with protein sequence MEVVGCKTEPGSCTLSTGADRAMLFHGISGDHIQGIMEEMERRSKSEARLTKGMQINGRETTMPSMSPEKPALCAGCGGKISDRYYLLAVDKQWHLRCLKCCECKLALESELTCFAKDGSIYCKEDYYRFSVQRCARCHLGISASEMVMRARDSVYHLSCFTCTTCNKTLTTGDHFGMKDSLVYCRLHFETLVQGADYHQQINFAELAAKSGGLALPYFNGTGTAQKGRPRKRKSPAMGIDISSYNTGCNENDGEHLDREQAYPPTQKTKRMRTSFKHHQLRTMKSYFAINHNPDAKDLKQLAQKTGLTKRVLQGEQFLGHYSNTTSRSLKIP encoded by the exons ATGGAAGTTGTGGGCTGCAAAACAGAGCCTGGCAGTTGCACTTTGAGCACAGGAGCGGACAGGGCCATGCTTTTCCACGGGATCTCCGGGGACCACATCCAGGGGAtcatggaggagatggagaggagatcCAAAAGCGAGGCGCGGCTCACTAAGGGCATGCAGATCAACGGCAGGGAGACG ACCATGCCCTCCATGAGCCCGGAGAAGCCCGCTCTGTGCGCCGGCTGCGGGGGCAAGATCTCGGACCGATACTACCTCCTGGCCGTGGACAAGCAGTGGCACCTCCGCTGTCTCAAGTGCTGTGAATGTAAACTGGCCCTCGAGTCTGAGCTCACGTGCTTCGCCAAGGACGGGAGTATCTACTGCAAAGAGGACTACTACAG GTTCTCCGTGCAGAGGTGCGCGCGCTGCCACCTCGGGATCTCGGCCTCGGAGATGGTGATGCGCGCGCGGGACTCGGTGTACCACCTGAGCTGCTTCACGTGCACCACCTGCAACAAGACCCTGACCACGGGAGACCACTTCGGCATGAAGGACAGCCTGGTGTACTGCCGCCTGCACTTCGAGACGCTGGTGCAGGGCGCGGACTACCACCAGCAGATCAACTTCGCGGAGCTGGCGGCCAAAAGCGGCGGGTTGGCGCTGCCCTACTTCAACGGCACCGGGACGGCACAGAAAGGCCGACCGCGCAAGAGGAAGAGCCCCGCGATGGGAATAGACATCTCCAGCTACAACACAG GCTGCAACGAGAACGACGGCGAGCACCTGGACCGCGAGCAGGCCTACCCGCCCACGCAGAAGACCAAACGCATGCGCACCTCCTTCAAACACCACCAGCTACGCACCATGAAATCCTACTTCGCCATCAACCACAACCCCGACGCCAAGGACCTCAAGCAGCTGGCCCAGAAAACCGGCCTGACCAAAAGAGTTCTACAG GGAGAACAATTCTTGGGGCATTACAGCAATACCACATCCCGAAGTTTGAAAATTCCCTAA
- the lhx9 gene encoding LIM/homeobox protein Lhx9 isoform X2 — MEVVGCKTEPGSCTLSTGADRAMLFHGISGDHIQGIMEEMERRSKSEARLTKGMQINGRETTMPSMSPEKPALCAGCGGKISDRYYLLAVDKQWHLRCLKCCECKLALESELTCFAKDGSIYCKEDYYRRFSVQRCARCHLGISASEMVMRARDSVYHLSCFTCTTCNKTLTTGDHFGMKDSLVYCRLHFETLVQGADYHQQINFAELAAKSGGLALPYFNGTGTAQKGRPRKRKSPAMGIDISSYNTGCNENDGEHLDREQAYPPTQKTKRMRTSFKHHQLRTMKSYFAINHNPDAKDLKQLAQKTGLTKRVLQGEQFLGHYSNTTSRSLKIP, encoded by the exons ATGGAAGTTGTGGGCTGCAAAACAGAGCCTGGCAGTTGCACTTTGAGCACAGGAGCGGACAGGGCCATGCTTTTCCACGGGATCTCCGGGGACCACATCCAGGGGAtcatggaggagatggagaggagatcCAAAAGCGAGGCGCGGCTCACTAAGGGCATGCAGATCAACGGCAGGGAGACG ACCATGCCCTCCATGAGCCCGGAGAAGCCCGCTCTGTGCGCCGGCTGCGGGGGCAAGATCTCGGACCGATACTACCTCCTGGCCGTGGACAAGCAGTGGCACCTCCGCTGTCTCAAGTGCTGTGAATGTAAACTGGCCCTCGAGTCTGAGCTCACGTGCTTCGCCAAGGACGGGAGTATCTACTGCAAAGAGGACTACTACAG AAGGTTCTCCGTGCAGAGGTGCGCGCGCTGCCACCTCGGGATCTCGGCCTCGGAGATGGTGATGCGCGCGCGGGACTCGGTGTACCACCTGAGCTGCTTCACGTGCACCACCTGCAACAAGACCCTGACCACGGGAGACCACTTCGGCATGAAGGACAGCCTGGTGTACTGCCGCCTGCACTTCGAGACGCTGGTGCAGGGCGCGGACTACCACCAGCAGATCAACTTCGCGGAGCTGGCGGCCAAAAGCGGCGGGTTGGCGCTGCCCTACTTCAACGGCACCGGGACGGCACAGAAAGGCCGACCGCGCAAGAGGAAGAGCCCCGCGATGGGAATAGACATCTCCAGCTACAACACAG GCTGCAACGAGAACGACGGCGAGCACCTGGACCGCGAGCAGGCCTACCCGCCCACGCAGAAGACCAAACGCATGCGCACCTCCTTCAAACACCACCAGCTACGCACCATGAAATCCTACTTCGCCATCAACCACAACCCCGACGCCAAGGACCTCAAGCAGCTGGCCCAGAAAACCGGCCTGACCAAAAGAGTTCTACAG GGAGAACAATTCTTGGGGCATTACAGCAATACCACATCCCGAAGTTTGAAAATTCCCTAA
- the lhx9 gene encoding LIM/homeobox protein Lhx9 isoform X1: MEVVGCKTEPGSCTLSTGADRAMLFHGISGDHIQGIMEEMERRSKSEARLTKGMQINGRETTMPSMSPEKPALCAGCGGKISDRYYLLAVDKQWHLRCLKCCECKLALESELTCFAKDGSIYCKEDYYRFSVQRCARCHLGISASEMVMRARDSVYHLSCFTCTTCNKTLTTGDHFGMKDSLVYCRLHFETLVQGADYHQQINFAELAAKSGGLALPYFNGTGTAQKGRPRKRKSPAMGIDISSYNTGCNENDGEHLDREQAYPPTQKTKRMRTSFKHHQLRTMKSYFAINHNPDAKDLKQLAQKTGLTKRVLQVWFQNARAKFRRNVLRQENGVDKADGSSLAPPSSDSGALTPPTSAATLTDLTNPSITVVTSVTSSLDSHDSGSPSQTTLTNLF, translated from the exons ATGGAAGTTGTGGGCTGCAAAACAGAGCCTGGCAGTTGCACTTTGAGCACAGGAGCGGACAGGGCCATGCTTTTCCACGGGATCTCCGGGGACCACATCCAGGGGAtcatggaggagatggagaggagatcCAAAAGCGAGGCGCGGCTCACTAAGGGCATGCAGATCAACGGCAGGGAGACG ACCATGCCCTCCATGAGCCCGGAGAAGCCCGCTCTGTGCGCCGGCTGCGGGGGCAAGATCTCGGACCGATACTACCTCCTGGCCGTGGACAAGCAGTGGCACCTCCGCTGTCTCAAGTGCTGTGAATGTAAACTGGCCCTCGAGTCTGAGCTCACGTGCTTCGCCAAGGACGGGAGTATCTACTGCAAAGAGGACTACTACAG GTTCTCCGTGCAGAGGTGCGCGCGCTGCCACCTCGGGATCTCGGCCTCGGAGATGGTGATGCGCGCGCGGGACTCGGTGTACCACCTGAGCTGCTTCACGTGCACCACCTGCAACAAGACCCTGACCACGGGAGACCACTTCGGCATGAAGGACAGCCTGGTGTACTGCCGCCTGCACTTCGAGACGCTGGTGCAGGGCGCGGACTACCACCAGCAGATCAACTTCGCGGAGCTGGCGGCCAAAAGCGGCGGGTTGGCGCTGCCCTACTTCAACGGCACCGGGACGGCACAGAAAGGCCGACCGCGCAAGAGGAAGAGCCCCGCGATGGGAATAGACATCTCCAGCTACAACACAG GCTGCAACGAGAACGACGGCGAGCACCTGGACCGCGAGCAGGCCTACCCGCCCACGCAGAAGACCAAACGCATGCGCACCTCCTTCAAACACCACCAGCTACGCACCATGAAATCCTACTTCGCCATCAACCACAACCCCGACGCCAAGGACCTCAAGCAGCTGGCCCAGAAAACCGGCCTGACCAAAAGAGTTCTACAG GTTTGGTTCCAAAACGCACGAGCCAAATTCAGAAGGAACGTTTTGCGACAGGAGAATGGCGTTGATAAGGCGGATGGCTCCTCCCTAGCTCCGCCCTCCTCCGACAGCGGGGCCCTAACTCCGCCCACCAGCGCTGCCACACTAACAGACCTGACCAATCCCTCTATCACTGTAGTCACCTCCGTCACCTCTAGTTTGGACAGCCACGATTCGGGGAGCCCATCACAGACTACGCTCACCAACCTATTCTAA
- the lhx9 gene encoding LIM/homeobox protein Lhx9 isoform X4, giving the protein MEVVGCKTEPGSCTLSTGADRAMLFHGISGDHIQGIMEEMERRSKSEARLTKGMQINGRETTMPSMSPEKPALCAGCGGKISDRYYLLAVDKQWHLRCLKCCECKLALESELTCFAKDGSIYCKEDYYRRFSVQRCARCHLGISASEMVMRARDSVYHLSCFTCTTCNKTLTTGDHFGMKDSLVYCRLHFETLVQGADYHQQINFAELAAKSGGLALPYFNGTGTAQKGRPRKRKSPAMGIDISSYNTGCNENDGEHLDREQAYPPTQKTKRMRTSFKHHQLRTMKSYFAINHNPDAKDLKQLAQKTGLTKRVLQVWFQNARAKFRRNVLRQENGVDKADGSSLAPPSSDSGALTPPTSAATLTDLTNPSITVVTSVTSSLDSHDSGSPSQTTLTNLF; this is encoded by the exons ATGGAAGTTGTGGGCTGCAAAACAGAGCCTGGCAGTTGCACTTTGAGCACAGGAGCGGACAGGGCCATGCTTTTCCACGGGATCTCCGGGGACCACATCCAGGGGAtcatggaggagatggagaggagatcCAAAAGCGAGGCGCGGCTCACTAAGGGCATGCAGATCAACGGCAGGGAGACG ACCATGCCCTCCATGAGCCCGGAGAAGCCCGCTCTGTGCGCCGGCTGCGGGGGCAAGATCTCGGACCGATACTACCTCCTGGCCGTGGACAAGCAGTGGCACCTCCGCTGTCTCAAGTGCTGTGAATGTAAACTGGCCCTCGAGTCTGAGCTCACGTGCTTCGCCAAGGACGGGAGTATCTACTGCAAAGAGGACTACTACAG AAGGTTCTCCGTGCAGAGGTGCGCGCGCTGCCACCTCGGGATCTCGGCCTCGGAGATGGTGATGCGCGCGCGGGACTCGGTGTACCACCTGAGCTGCTTCACGTGCACCACCTGCAACAAGACCCTGACCACGGGAGACCACTTCGGCATGAAGGACAGCCTGGTGTACTGCCGCCTGCACTTCGAGACGCTGGTGCAGGGCGCGGACTACCACCAGCAGATCAACTTCGCGGAGCTGGCGGCCAAAAGCGGCGGGTTGGCGCTGCCCTACTTCAACGGCACCGGGACGGCACAGAAAGGCCGACCGCGCAAGAGGAAGAGCCCCGCGATGGGAATAGACATCTCCAGCTACAACACAG GCTGCAACGAGAACGACGGCGAGCACCTGGACCGCGAGCAGGCCTACCCGCCCACGCAGAAGACCAAACGCATGCGCACCTCCTTCAAACACCACCAGCTACGCACCATGAAATCCTACTTCGCCATCAACCACAACCCCGACGCCAAGGACCTCAAGCAGCTGGCCCAGAAAACCGGCCTGACCAAAAGAGTTCTACAG GTTTGGTTCCAAAACGCACGAGCCAAATTCAGAAGGAACGTTTTGCGACAGGAGAATGGCGTTGATAAGGCGGATGGCTCCTCCCTAGCTCCGCCCTCCTCCGACAGCGGGGCCCTAACTCCGCCCACCAGCGCTGCCACACTAACAGACCTGACCAATCCCTCTATCACTGTAGTCACCTCCGTCACCTCTAGTTTGGACAGCCACGATTCGGGGAGCCCATCACAGACTACGCTCACCAACCTATTCTAA